Below is a window of Deltaproteobacteria bacterium HGW-Deltaproteobacteria-6 DNA.
AAAGGCAACCAGCGTTTTGGTCTGGTCGTTAAAAATGCAAAGGACAAACAAAACCAGCGGCAGGGTCATGAGAAACAACAGACCGATGAAAGGAATCAGGGAGGCCGTTGAAAAAAATACAATGATTAATAACAGCCGGAGAAACGGGCTATGCGAAGATAATAAATTCAATTTTGCCAAGAATAATAACCTGCGCTGAAAATAGGTCATGCGGTTAAAAAAATCAGTAAAGGCCTGTGGGTAAAATTAAAACCGGCCGGTTCCAAACGATATGAATAAAACCGGCCGGTGTTTGCGAAAATGGTTTACCGGCCTTCCGCCGTGACAAAAGGCATGATGGCGATGGTGCGCGCGCGTTTGATCGCGACAGTCAGTTCTCTTTGATGCCCGGCGCAATTGCCCGTGATTCTTCTGGGCATGATTTTACCGCGTTCCGTTACAAAATTATTGAGGATCATCGGGTTCTTATAATCAATCTTAATATTAGAGTCCGTGCAGAAGCGGCAGAATTTCTTTCTGTGAAAAAATTTCTTCTGGGGCGGACGGGATGGTCTTTCGCCGTTTTGTATAGCCATGGTTATTCCCCTTTCGTTGTGCTGTCTTCGCGTGTGATTGCTTTTCTGAATGTCGGTCTGCCCTGCCTTGCGTCGCCTGCGGGCCTGTCATCTCTGTTTGCCGACGCGTTATCATTTGTTTCGATGCGGATCTGTGTGCGCTTTACTTCCGCCACGGCGACTTCCGCCTCCATGCCTTCTTTGGTGACGGCGCCTTCTTTGGTGACGGTCATGAATTTTAAGACCCGATCATCAATTTTAAAATTTCTTTCCATTTCGGTCACGATGGAACCGTCACCGGCATAGTCGATGAAAAAATAAAATCCGTCTTTTTGTTTTTTGATTTCGTAAGCCAGACGCCGTTTGCCCCATTTTTCAGCTTTGGCGATGACCCCTTTGCGTTCGGTGATGATGTTGGAAGATTTGTCCATGATGGCGGCGATATCTTCTTCCGTCAAATCCGTTTTGACAATAGCTATAACTTCGTATCTTTTCAAAATTTTCT
It encodes the following:
- the rpsF gene encoding 30S ribosomal protein S6 encodes the protein MLKRYEVIAIVKTDLTEEDIAAIMDKSSNIITERKGVIAKAEKWGKRRLAYEIKKQKDGFYFFIDYAGDGSIVTEMERNFKIDDRVLKFMTVTKEGAVTKEGMEAEVAVAEVKRTQIRIETNDNASANRDDRPAGDARQGRPTFRKAITREDSTTKGE
- the rpsR gene encoding 30S ribosomal protein S18 — translated: MAIQNGERPSRPPQKKFFHRKKFCRFCTDSNIKIDYKNPMILNNFVTERGKIMPRRITGNCAGHQRELTVAIKRARTIAIMPFVTAEGR